GGGCAACGTCCTGCCGTACTCGATCATCCAGTCCGGCGGCTCTGCGTTCGAAGACGAGACCAAGCTTGAGTTTCGTTCGTTCGTCACGGTGGAGCAGCCGATAATGCTCGTGCCGCTGGGCGGCTCCGAACTCCCGTCTGCCCAGGTTGTGGTGCCCAGCCTTGCTTCCAGCGTTGGAGCTGTCCCCATGACCACGACCTCCGTGGCCGCAGGTGCCTCCGGATCCACGCTCGTGAACAATATGTATTCGCACCGCCTGATAATAGGCGGCGGCGATGGCGAGTTGTCGTTGGATATGGCGCTGAGTGCGGATGCGCTGCCCGGCACGGCGGTGACCCTGCACGAGCTCAAGATGCGCACGGTCAACACGGGCGGCTCATGGGTCGCGGCCGAGGGCGCCACCAAGGATCTCAAACCGGTTGAGGATCGCATCGACTGGCCGCAGCTCATGGCGATGATGGATGAGAGGGTGAAGGCGATGGGAGGCGCGGTGCCCACCTCCGCAATATACGCGGACAATGCGTACCCAGTGGTTCCCAATCAGCGCTACGCGTTCTCGCTCTACCAGGAGAAGTACACGACTGCGGCCGAAGGCGAGGCGCAGACGGTCGACCTTCCCTTCGGTTTCATAGTGGGCGATCCGATGGTATACGGACAGGGCAGCGGTTGCGGATGCTTCGTGGCCGGCGCTGAGCCAACGCTGGGCTCGGTCCTCCCGATCATGCTCGCGCTGCTTGCGCCTGCAGGAGGCATCGCATACTTGAGGATCCGTAGGCGCCACAGGAAGTAGATGGGCTGCCGGCAGGCAGGGCAGGCGTAAATTTAATGAGGGATCAGCCCGAGGTTATCAGCCTCGGGCTGTTTTTTTGAGCGTCTTATAAACGGATTGGGCGTTGACATTCCTGAAAAAACCAATAAAATCGCATAAAACAACGTCATCACTGATACTTACGGGGGAGGGGGAGATGGCCAGAAAATTTATCAAATTGCTCGCTATGGCTGTTTTTGCACTGTTTATAGCAAACAGCGCACAGGCGGCGCATAACGCCGACGTGATCACGATCAATCCGGCGACAGACGGCGGCAAGTACCTCACCATGTATCAGTCGGGTACGTTGCCTCAGTGGGGCTTCAACGCCGGCGGCTACATCGATTACGCCTTTGAGCCCCTCGAGTACGCGGACGCGTCAGGGCGCAGGCGCCGCGGGATCGTGGACGATCTGCTCATGGCCAACATCATGGGCGCCATCGGTTGGACGGACTGGTGGTCCACGGGCGTAAACGTGCCTCTGGCCATCTGGGAGGGTTACATCAATCCCAACCAGCCCGCGGCCACGGCCACGAAAGAGAATCTCTACGGCAAGATGGGCGATGTCAGGCTTGAGATGAAATTCAGGCTCCTCGACATCAACCGCTATCACGTCGGCCTCGCTATCATTCCGTTCTTCTATTTTCCGACCGGAAAGGAATCCACGTTCTTGGGCAACGGCATGTGGTCGCCGGGCGGAATCCTCGCATTCGACGCCGATATAAAGAACCGCGTGTTTCTGGCCCTGAACGCAGGCTATCGTAATTACGCGAACACGCGCTACGACGTGAACAACGCCAACGCCGTGATCGACGACTCCCTCATCCTCAACGGCGGCATCAACGTGCGCATCAACGACTCATGGGCGGTCCTCGGTGAAGTGATTTCCGAGGGCGTTATCAAGAGCTACTGGCAGAACCAGCTGCAGAACCCGGCCGAGTTCCTGGTCGGCGGCCGTTGGACGCCTCAGTCGAGAGCCAAGGGCCTCACTGTCACTGCGGCTGGCGGCCGAGGCATAACCACGGGCATCGGCAGCCCGGACTTCAGGGTGCTCGTGGGCGTGAACTACAGGCGCGCGGAGGTCGGGCCGCCTGAGCCAGTCGCAGTCGAGGCGGCGGTCGAGGAGAAGATCGTAATCACCCAGAAGATCCACTTCGAGTTCAACAAGGCGGTCATCAGGCCGATCTCCTATCCGATAGTCGACGACGTGGCATACCTGCTCTCGCGCAACCCGCAGATCAATCTCGTGAGGGTGGAGGGCCACACCGACTGGATAGGCTCCGACGCATACAACCAGCAGCTCTCAGAGCGGCGGGCCAACGCGGTGCGCGACTACCTCATAGGCAAAGGCATTGAGTCCAGCAGGCTGGCGGCGGTGGGTTACGGCGAGACGAGGCCGGTCGCGGACAACAACACTGTCGAGGGCCGCGCGCGCAACCGCCGCACGGAATTTACGGTGGTGCAGATCGCGCCGCAGTGATATGAGCTGATGCATGGGCAATAAGGGGGAGCGATGAGCTCC
This genomic stretch from bacterium harbors:
- a CDS encoding OmpA family protein, encoding MARKFIKLLAMAVFALFIANSAQAAHNADVITINPATDGGKYLTMYQSGTLPQWGFNAGGYIDYAFEPLEYADASGRRRRGIVDDLLMANIMGAIGWTDWWSTGVNVPLAIWEGYINPNQPAATATKENLYGKMGDVRLEMKFRLLDINRYHVGLAIIPFFYFPTGKESTFLGNGMWSPGGILAFDADIKNRVFLALNAGYRNYANTRYDVNNANAVIDDSLILNGGINVRINDSWAVLGEVISEGVIKSYWQNQLQNPAEFLVGGRWTPQSRAKGLTVTAAGGRGITTGIGSPDFRVLVGVNYRRAEVGPPEPVAVEAAVEEKIVITQKIHFEFNKAVIRPISYPIVDDVAYLLSRNPQINLVRVEGHTDWIGSDAYNQQLSERRANAVRDYLIGKGIESSRLAAVGYGETRPVADNNTVEGRARNRRTEFTVVQIAPQ